The DNA window AAAGTCTTTGCTGAATCTCACGCTGCATCCAGAAGAAGGTGGATACTACGTAGAGACATACAGATCTAATGAACGTATTCCAACCGAGGCACTTCCGGATCGCTATGATGGTCCTCGGTCCTTTGCGACTGCGATATATTACCTGCTGACACCCGATGCTTTCTCGGCTATGCATCGACTTTCGACGGACGAGATTTTCCACTTTTATGTAGGTGACCCGGTCGAGATGCTTCAGCTATCGCCTGATGGGTCGGGTAAGATTCTTATACTCGGTCCCGAGATCCTGAAGGGGATGAGTCCACAAGTCATCGTCCCGAGAGGCGTATGGCAAGGATCAAGGCTTTGCCCCGGCGGAAGGTTTGCCCTGTTAGGTACGACGATGTCGCCCGGGTTTGAATTTTCCGACTACGAGTCTGGCCAAAGGGACGTGTTGGTGGCATCTTATCCTGAGTTCCGAGATCTCATCGTTGCTCTCACACTCCCTCACCTCCCTTGACACGTGGAATCCAGCCAGGCATGCTTAAGGGCTAAGAGATGTGCCCTTGAAATCGTTGCTGGTGCAGGGGCGATCAATCGTAAGACAAATTAAGGAGCTGTGGCAATGCGCGCGGAAGCTGGCAGGATCATCAGCTCGACGGTTTTTATCTCGCTATGTGTCACATTGTTGATCGCACCGATCGCTTTGGCCCAAAGGGGCCGGAACGTTATAATGCTTGGTTTGATCCAGCGGATCGATCGACAGTCCCGGGAGATCACTCTCTGGGAGTACCAGATTGGCGACTCGACGTGGACTCTCCAGGTCCCTGGTACGGAGAATATGCGTAAGCTACAGGTAGGCGATTATGTTCAGGTGATGGCCGATTCAAGTAGGCGGGTGGCCTTACGCATCCGAAAGCTGCCACCGCCGGAGAAAGATGATCGCTACCAGGAAGCGATCCGTCGCCTTGAGGCGGAGACGGGCAAGCCTGCACAATAACTCCGGCTGCATGAACACAAGACAAATCATTATCTCCGCTGAGCGGGCATATCATCCAACGCGGTAGCCGTCGGCAGGCTATATTCTCGCCCAGGATGAAGACCGGTCCTGTTTAGAACCGTGACAACCGGCCCATATCACCACTGCTACATCTATATCGACGTCCTCCTGAGCAGCGATCTCCCCCCCCGTGGATCGTTCGTCGTAGATTTACAGGATCAGAAGCGCTTCTCCGACACCGCCCTTATACTGAATGCTCATGATACGCCGGAACGGCTTCACCGATCCCATCTGCAACGTGTGGAAGAGGAAACAAACGCACTTTCAAGGTCAAGGAATGACAGGCATACGGAAGTTATTTTCGGTTATAGCCTTCGCTCTTCTTTTCATTGCAAATTCGGTCTTCGCTCAGAGTCAAACGGAGCTTGCTGAAATGGCGGAACAGTACTGGGCCAAAAGAGCGAGTATTGGCCAAGCAAAGAAAGCGGCGGATCTTTTGGAGAAGCTCATAGACGTAGATTCCGAAAATTATAACGCACATTGGAAGCTTTCGCGGGTGTACTTTTGGATCGGAAGACACGAGTCGTCCGGCGGGGTGAAGAAAGATCATTTCGAAACGGGGATGGAACTGGCGAAGAAAGCTATCTCCATAGAGCCGAACGAGGCAGGTGGGCACTTCTGGCTGGGTGCGAACTCCGGAGCGCTCGCTGAAGCGCTTGCATTTTGGCCCTGGCTGTTGCCGCGCAAGGTGTCTCTGGTAGGCGATTTTCGACGTGAGATGCAAAGTGTGCTCCGACTCGATCCGGCGTTTGGTGGTGGAGGAGCCTACCTGGCCCTTGGACGGTACCATCTGGAAAAGCCCTTACCGAATCCGCAAGAAGCGGAAAGATTCCTTGAAGAGGCCGTCCAGACCGCTCCCATGCTGTTATGCAATCAGTTCTATTTGGCCAAGGCGTATGCAAGACTCGGCAAGCTTGACCTCGCCCGTCAGAAGCGGACGCACGTCCTGGAGGCTCCCGTGGCGCCAGACCATGTGCCCGAGGACAGGCATTGTAAGGAAGAGGCACGGGCCTGGCGAATCGATGAGAAGCCGTCGGAGTAGATTTCTAGGCGGTGACGTCGAAAGTGAAAGTTGAATTCCGGTCCCGGTAGAGGGTCACCCTGAATGCTGGGGGTTCGTTGACAGGGTATGCCCCGTATGTTACGGTCTCCAGATACTGCTTTTTTTGGGTCGATGGAGCACAGAAGGAAGAAAACCAAGGGAAATTCCGTGACGCACGAGTCTTCCAGAATTGACACCCTGTATCTGAACGCGCATGCCACCTCCTACAAGCTCTTTGAGCGGGCGCGGCAGCTCATCCCCGGCGGCATCACCCATGACATCCGGCACTTCGCTCCCTTCCCCGTGTACATTGAGCGGGCCAAGGGGACCCGGAAATGGGCGGTGGATGGACAGGAACTGATTGACTACTGGATGGGGCACGGGGCACTCTTCCTCGGTCATCTACATCCCGAGGTGGTGCGCGCCGTAAAAACCCAGTTGGACAAGGGAACCCATCTGGGGGGTTGCCATCCGTTGGAAATTCGCTGGGCCGAGCTGGTCCAGGAAATGGTTCCCTCTGCCGGGCGGGTCCGGTTCACCGGTTCGGGGACCGAGTCCACCCAGCTTGCCCTTCGACTCGCCCGAGCATATTCCGGGAAGAGTAAGATCTTGAAGTTCGAGGGACACTTCCACGGCTGGCACGACTATGCCACGGTCGGAGTGAGACCTCCATACAGGACGCCGGTGTCTCGTGGGGTTCCTGAAGAGGCATTGGCTCAGGTGCTCCTCTGTCCCCCCAACGACATCGACGCGTTGGAAGAGGCTTTGAAGGAAGAAGTCGGGACGGTCATCCTCGAGCCCGCGGGAGGAACCTCGGGAACCATTCCCACCGATCCGACGTTTCTCAAGGACCTCAGGGAGGTTACGAGAAACAGTGGAGTGGTTCTGATCTTTGACGAGGTGATCTCCGGTTTTCGCTTTGCACCGGGTGGCGCCCAGGAGTACTACGGCGTGACGCCCGACCTCACGTCGCTGGCGAAGATCCTGGCGGGAGGAATGCCAGGAGGGGCGGTGGCCGGCCGGGCAGAGATCATGGATCTTCTTGCCTTTCGGGGTGAGAGCGAATGGGACCGTCACCAGCGAGTCGCCCATGCAGGGACCTTTAATGCGAATCCGTTGACGGCGGCGGCGGGTATCGCCACCCTTGAGCGGATCAAAGATGGGGAGTCCCAGCGGCGGGTCAACCGGGTGGGTGATATCTTGCGCGAAGGCATGAAGGAGGCGGTCGCGAAGACGGGTGCCGATATCCTGGTCTACGGAGAAGGGTCAGTCTTTAACTATTTCATTGGTCCCGCGCGGCTTGGCCTTAGCGCTGCCGATCTTTCGGCCCGTACAGATCCTCAGGTCCTCCAATCCCACAATATGAAACTCCACCACAAGCTGCGTGCGGCGATGATCCTTAACGGGGTGGACATTCCCCCCATCCACGGGTGGATCTCGGCTGTCCATAACGAAGAGGACATTGCCCTCACCGTTGAAGCCTTCGAAAAAGCGGTTCAGATGCTTCAGGCAGAGGGGCTCGCGTAAGTCCTTCGAGTAGTCCCTGCTCGTAGCTCTCCGCCTTCCACGACTGGTCCGATGTCACCGCTCTGACGGGGTCGCCTTGGGAATCTTCAGGGCTGGAGGTCCGCTGACCAGGGCAGGTTTTCGCGTTGCCTCGGGTGCCGTGCTCTGTTAATGTTTTGAATGTTGAGGTATGAGAATGGTTGTCTTTCTTACGGGTGCCACGGGCTTTATCGGGGGTGCGATCCTCGATCGCATGCTCAGGGAAGGGCAGCGGGTGCTGACCCTGATCCGGCGGGAGGAGGCGGCCCGTGGTGTCTCGGCCAAAGGAGCCCATCCAGTCCTCGGAGATCTGCTAAGTCCTGGCACCTATCGGGATGCCCTGCGGGGTTGTGATCTTCTGATTCACGCCGCCGGGTTCAATGCTTTCTGCTTGGCTGATGTTCGACCCCTGTATGAGATAAACGTTGAGGGAACCCGAGCCCTCTTGCAGGCAGCGGGCGAGGTGGGTGTAAAGAGAATCGTCTACACCAGTTCAGCCGTGACAATCGGCGAACCGCCCGGCCAGGTCGCGCAGGAGGCGACCCCACATCGGGGCTACTTTCTCTCCCACTACGAACAGGCGAAATACGAGGCCGAGCAGGTCGCCTTGGCCCTCGCGAGTCAGGGCCTTCCCGTGGTGGTTCTTAACCCCTCGTCGGTCCAAGGGCCAGGCCGCCTGCACGGAACCGCCCGTGTTTTTCTGGATTATTTAAACGGACGGTTACCCTTTGTCTGTGGAAACTGGTTCAGCTTTCTCTATATTGATGACTGCGTTGAAGCCCATCTGAAGGCCGCAGAGCGAGGAAGGGAAGGGGAACGGTACCTGCTGAACGGCGCATCGGTGACCACGGGTGAACTTTTGCAGACTATGGAGAAGGTAACCGGGTTTCGCAGGCGCCCCTGGCAAGTGGGCCGCGGGGTGGCTCTTGCCCTTGGTACCGGCATGGAATGGTGTGGTCGACTGAGCGGGCACCGGCCAAGGTTCTGCCGGGAGCTGGCCCGAACCATCCTCCACGGAGGAAGGTATGACAATTCCAAGGCGGAACGGGAGCTCGAAATCTCATTTACCCCGTTGCACGAGATGGTGACCCGGACCGTCGCCTGGTATGCGCAGGCGGGACATGTGAAACACCCGCTGCCAGGTCTCGCTTCAGAGAGGATATAAAATGCCCGGGCTTCAGGACCTGAGCCTCGTCTTTATCGCCTACCTGATCGGATCTATCCCCTTTGGTCTACTCATCTCCCGGGCCGTGGGGCGCATGGACATTCGGCAGCACGGAAGCGGCAATATCGGAACTGCCAATGTCTTACGGATCATGGGGAAGAGGGCCGCAGCCCTCACCCTAGTCGGCGATCTACTCAAGGGATTTCTCCCTGTCCTGGCGGCCCTCCTCTTGGGGGGGTCAGAATTTTTGGTGGCCGGTGTCGGCATGGCGGCGGTGCTCGGTCATAACTGGTCGATCTATCTCCGATTCACCGGGGGAAAGGGCGTGGCTACCTCCTTCGGAGTTCTCGTCGCCATGACCCCGCTCCCCGCACTCTTCGGACTCCTGGTCTGGATTGCCATCCTCCTGGTCTTTCGCTACACGTCGCTGGCTGCCATGACCGCCAGCGTCTGTATTCCCGCCGTCATCTTTCTCTCCACCGGGTTCGGTCCGTATTTCGTTTTCTCACTCGTGGCTGCTCTCCTCATCTTTATCCGCCATCAGGACAACATCAAACGCATCTTTGCCGGGACGGAGCATCGGGTGGGCCAGCGAGGGCCCTAGTGCCTTTATGTCAGAGGTCACCCAGCTTGAGGAGGCGCTTGGCCCACAAGAGGCCGATGAAGCTTTGAGCGTCTACGATCCGGTTCGCCAGGGCCATCCGAAAGGCCCGCGCGAACGAGAGGCGGACCGGCTCGACGAATTCCTGTGCACCAGACGACTTGCGCCTAACCGGAGTAAGCCCCGTGGCCACGTAGATATGGACACATCCCGTGGAGAAGCCAGTGGCGTGGTAGGCTGTACAGAGCTTCTTGAGGCGCTTGGGGCGCATGCCGATCTCCTCTTCGCACTCGCGCCGGGCTGTCCTAAGAGGGGACTCGCCATGGTCGATAATACCGGCCGGGAGCTCGTAGAGGATCCGGCCGATAGCGGGTCGGTACTGGCGCACGAGATAGATGTTGCCAACGCCATCGAGGGGGACCACCGCCACGGCATCCGGCGGTTGGACGATATCGCGTGTGGTCGTGTTGCCGTCGGGCAGCCGGACCAGAACCTGATGTGCCGTCAGATAGCTTCCCGCATACACGACTCGTCGTTCGAGGATTTCTTCTCGGAGTCTCATCGTTCCCTCCTATCGCTTGAGGACTCCCCGATTGTATCCAAGCCAAGCGTTTCAGACTATCCCGTTCCTCCCGTGGAGGGATGATGACGGGGAAGCGGATCCGATTCGGATTGATCGGGCTCGGCCGGCATGGGTCGCGGTACGCCCGTCATTTGCTCGATGATCTCCCTGAGGCAGAGCTTGTTGCTGTCTGCCGACAGGATACGCGGGCGGGGCAGGAGTTTGCCGAGGCGAAAGACATAGCCTTCTATGCCGACTATCGCGACCTGCTCTCGGATGAGCGACTGGATGCGGTGGCCGTTGTGGTCCCCCCCGATCTCAACGCGGAGATCTGCGCGGCGGCGGTGCGTCGAGGGCTCTCTTTTGTGGTGGAAAAGCCGTTGGCCCACACCCTGACTGACGCGCAGAGGATTCTGAAGGAAGCACAGGGGGGAAACGTCAAGGGATTGGTGGCCCAGACGTTGCGGTTCGATAGTGTGGTTCAGACTCTCAAGAGTCATCTGCCTGTGCTGGGAGCTCTTCATTCCATTCTCATTGAGCAACACTTTGAGCCCTCGCCCCTGGCATGGCTGGACGAAGCGGAGCGGGGTGGCATCATCCTGCACACCGGCGTTCACGGCTTTGATCTCCTCCGCTTTTTGACTGGTGCCGAGGTAGTTCAGGTGTACTGTAAGTCCTATGCCCGCTTTACGCGGAAAACGGAGGACGGGTTCAGCGCCATTCTCGAGATGAAACCTGGGCCACTGCAGGCCGTCGTCACCAATCTCCGGACCACCTTAGGAAGGATCGGCCGGATCGAGGTGATCGGAGAATACGGGATCTTGGCCGGGGACCACATCCACCACTCTCTCCATCGCATTCAGGGGCGGGAGACACATCCGCTGCCGCTCCCTCCGCCCGTCCCGACAGTCCTCGCGTGTCTGAAAAGCTTTGTCACATGGTTGACGGATAACATCCCACCTCCGGTGTCGCTTGGCGACGGGCTCAGGGCACTGGCGGCCGTTGATGCATGCCGCCGGTCCGCAGCCACCGGAGTTTCCGTTGCGACCGACGAACGATCACCGTGATCTTCTCGGGTCGAGGCGGGCGGCTGGCCAGGGGACAGTGACGGGGGAAGGCGGAAGAGATCTCTTCATAAGGAGTTAATCTTGAGGAGGATACACATGAGACACCTCGCGTTCAAGTTTTTCGGGCTCACTTTGTTTCTCGCTCTCCTGAGTCTTCGGTGTGCACCTCCGAAAGAGATCCATTCTGTCGTAAAGCCTGCGGAGGTCGAGGTGAAAGGGGCCGGGCCACTGGTTGTAACAGTGACCGGAATGCAGAAGCGTCCGCTGATGTCCCGAGAACTGGCGCCGCCTGCCACGGGAGGCTTCTTGTGGGAGTACCAGGTCAAGATCGCCAATCCGACCGATACTGGGATCACCCTGGTGCGCCTGCGTATTACCCTGCAGAATCTCTTGGGAGAGAGCTGGCCCGGGGACCAACCCCTGAATCTTCGAGTGGAGGCGGGGGGAGAGCAGCAGGTTTTACTCCAGGCACGACTGGCCTCTTCGGACCCGCAGAGTAAGCCAGGCGTCACCGGGGTCGAGACCTCGACTTTCTTGGGTTATCATGACGACGGGCAGCCGATCAGCTTGACCGTCCGCGTTCCCCTCGACTAGGCAGCCGTCGGCAATGATGAGATAGCCGTAAGCAGTCAGCTGTCGGCCGTTACCAAGAACACGGACCAGCATAGGGCATTAATGCTGACCGCTGGTGACTGATTGCCTAACTGTAAACTCTGGACCCTGACTCTAGGTTTTGAACTATCCATTAAGCACTTCAGGGTTGACCGGATTGGGCGGCCGCCGACCGGAGACACCGGCCGCACAATTTTCCGCGGCCATGCAGGCCATTGTTGTCCGGGTCTCCATTGAGGCACTTGCGATGTGCGGGGCCAAGACCACGTTCCGGAGGCGCAGGAGTCCCCGCTCGACCTTAGGTTCCCGCTCAAAGACGTCAAGCCCGGCGCCGGCAATCTTCCCGGCCTTGAGCGCGTTCACGAGCGCCTTCTCATCCACAATGGGTCCCCGGGCTGCGTTAACGAGGATTGCGGTCTCCTTCATCATCTGAAGGTCTTTTGCTCTGATATAGTAACGGGTCTCGGGGGTCAGGGGGAGCAGGAGGATCACGAAGTCTGATTCCCTGAGAATGGTCATTTTGTCCACGTACGTGGCCCTGAGCGCTGATTCCTTTGCCTCATCCCGGTGGCGCTGGGTGTACAGGATCCGCATGTTAAAGCCTTGAGCTCGCCGCGCCACGGCTGTACCGATCCGTCCCAACCCACAGATTCCCAATGTCTTTCTATACAGGTCGCGTCCCAGAAATCCCATGAGCATCCACTCTTTCCATTTTCCGGTCCGAACAAACCGGTCCGCTTCCACCAGACGGCGGGCGGTAGCCATCAGGAGGGTCCAGGTGAAGTCGGCGGTGGACTCGGTAAGGACTCCCGGGGTGTTGGTAACTAACACCCCATATTTGGTCGCCGCGTGCACGTCGATGTTGTCGTACCCGACGGCGACGTTGCTGACGACCTTGAGGTCGGGGTTGCTGCCGAGGACCTCGGCGTCGATGGTGTCCGTAAGGAGGCAGATCATGCCCACCTTGCCCTGTAAGCGCTGGATGAGCTGCTTTTTAGTATAGCGAATGTCACGCCGGTTCAGCTCGGCATCACAATGTTGCGCTACGTAATCCAAGGCCACTTGGGGAAGTATGCGCGTGACCAATACTTTCGGTTTCACGGAGGGTTCCTCCTCTTTTGGACGGGAAAACACGGTTGCGGCCGTGGAGCCGCCCACAATCTAAGAGGTCACTCACTGCTTGTCAAGGCGTTAGGATCTTCTTGTGCGCCTTGGCGGTTGACAGGTCTCAGGGTGGGTGGTAGAAACGGGCTGCGTGGTTCGAAGGTCTGATCGTGATGAGGGGAGGAACACATGGCACTGCAGGTGGGGGCGACCTACACCATCGAGCGGCGTGTTGATCAAGAACATTCCGCCGACACGCATGGGAACCCAGGGGTCGATGTCTTCACCACCCCCATCCTCTGCGAGTGGACCGAGGAAGCAGCGGTACTCGCGGTGCAGGATCAGCTGGACCCCGGGATGATCACTCTCGGGGTACGGATTGATCTGAAACATCTCGTCGCCACTCCCGTCGGCATGACGGTCAAGGTGACGGCCACTTTGAAGGAGATCGACGAGCGGAAGCTCGTCTTCGCCATTGAGGCTTTCGACGAGAAAGAGAAGATCAGCGAGTGCACCCACGAACGTTTCATCGTTAATAAGAGCCGCTTCCTGCAAAAGGTCGCCGAAAAGGCAAAAGGATAGCGCGCGCCTCCCGAGATCGTCATCGTGGATCTCTATTTTCCCTCTCTCACAGGAAGATGCTGACCATCGACGGCTCGTACGGGGAAGGGGGAGGCCAAATCCTCCGGACCGCCCTGGCCTTGAGTGCCGTGCTCGATCGTCCGGTGCTGATCGAGAAGATCCGGGCCCGACGGAGGAACCCGGGACTTCAGGCCCAACACCTGGCGGGCGCTAGGGCCCTGGCTGAGATCGCGGCGGCCGAGGTGGAGGGGGTGGCGGTTGGCTCCGTTTCGCTCCGGTTCGCTCCTGCCCGAATTGCTGCGGGGGAGTATCGGTGGGACGTGGGCACAGCCGGGGCCATCTCGTTGGTCTTGCAGACGATCCTGATCCCTCTGGCCTTGGCGCCAGCAGCTTCCCGCATCTCCATTACCGGAGGAACCCACGTTCCCTGGAGCCCTCCGTTTCCCTATATCGAGCAAGTTCTACTGCCTGTCCTCGAAGGCATGGGGCTTCGAGCATCGCTCACGCTGCAGCGATGGGGTTTCTACCCGAAAGGCGGGGGCTTGGTCGAGGGAAGGGTCCAGCCGTCGAGCCTGCATCCCCTGATCCTAAGCCGGCGAGGGCGACTCGTAGAGATCGTGGGCCTCTCTGCAGTGGCAGGGGTCCCTGTGACCGTTGCCGAGCGACAGCGGGACCGCGCCCTCTCGCGCCTTAGGCCGCTCGAGACGCCCTGTCGGATCGAGATCTGCCAGGTGGAAGCGCGAAATCCAGGGACGATCCTTTTTCTGCTGGTGGAGTGTGAGGGGGTGCGGGCCGGATTTAGCAGCCTCGGGGAAAGGGGAAAGCCGGCAGAGCGCGTGGCGGATGAGGCCTGCGACCGGGTTATCGCCTACCTCGAGGGAGTAGGGGTGGCTGATCCGTACCTGGCCGATCAGCTTCTGCTCCCGATGGCCATTGCCTCTGGTTCCTCCTCGCTCGCTACATCGGCAGTGACGGAGCATCTCCTCACTAACCGTTGGGTGATAGAGCAATTTCTCCCGGGTCGCGTGAGGGTCGATGGGGGGCTCGGGGAGCCAGGCGTCGTGACGGCGGGATGAGCGATCAGCGT is part of the Candidatus Methylomirabilota bacterium genome and encodes:
- a CDS encoding NAD-dependent epimerase/dehydratase family protein, translating into MVVFLTGATGFIGGAILDRMLREGQRVLTLIRREEAARGVSAKGAHPVLGDLLSPGTYRDALRGCDLLIHAAGFNAFCLADVRPLYEINVEGTRALLQAAGEVGVKRIVYTSSAVTIGEPPGQVAQEATPHRGYFLSHYEQAKYEAEQVALALASQGLPVVVLNPSSVQGPGRLHGTARVFLDYLNGRLPFVCGNWFSFLYIDDCVEAHLKAAERGREGERYLLNGASVTTGELLQTMEKVTGFRRRPWQVGRGVALALGTGMEWCGRLSGHRPRFCRELARTILHGGRYDNSKAERELEISFTPLHEMVTRTVAWYAQAGHVKHPLPGLASERI
- a CDS encoding aspartate aminotransferase family protein — its product is MTHESSRIDTLYLNAHATSYKLFERARQLIPGGITHDIRHFAPFPVYIERAKGTRKWAVDGQELIDYWMGHGALFLGHLHPEVVRAVKTQLDKGTHLGGCHPLEIRWAELVQEMVPSAGRVRFTGSGTESTQLALRLARAYSGKSKILKFEGHFHGWHDYATVGVRPPYRTPVSRGVPEEALAQVLLCPPNDIDALEEALKEEVGTVILEPAGGTSGTIPTDPTFLKDLREVTRNSGVVLIFDEVISGFRFAPGGAQEYYGVTPDLTSLAKILAGGMPGGAVAGRAEIMDLLAFRGESEWDRHQRVAHAGTFNANPLTAAAGIATLERIKDGESQRRVNRVGDILREGMKEAVAKTGADILVYGEGSVFNYFIGPARLGLSAADLSARTDPQVLQSHNMKLHHKLRAAMILNGVDIPPIHGWISAVHNEEDIALTVEAFEKAVQMLQAEGLA
- a CDS encoding NUDIX hydrolase; its protein translation is MRLREEILERRVVYAGSYLTAHQVLVRLPDGNTTTRDIVQPPDAVAVVPLDGVGNIYLVRQYRPAIGRILYELPAGIIDHGESPLRTARRECEEEIGMRPKRLKKLCTAYHATGFSTGCVHIYVATGLTPVRRKSSGAQEFVEPVRLSFARAFRMALANRIVDAQSFIGLLWAKRLLKLGDL
- a CDS encoding Gfo/Idh/MocA family oxidoreductase; amino-acid sequence: MTGKRIRFGLIGLGRHGSRYARHLLDDLPEAELVAVCRQDTRAGQEFAEAKDIAFYADYRDLLSDERLDAVAVVVPPDLNAEICAAAVRRGLSFVVEKPLAHTLTDAQRILKEAQGGNVKGLVAQTLRFDSVVQTLKSHLPVLGALHSILIEQHFEPSPLAWLDEAERGGIILHTGVHGFDLLRFLTGAEVVQVYCKSYARFTRKTEDGFSAILEMKPGPLQAVVTNLRTTLGRIGRIEVIGEYGILAGDHIHHSLHRIQGRETHPLPLPPPVPTVLACLKSFVTWLTDNIPPPVSLGDGLRALAAVDACRRSAATGVSVATDERSP
- a CDS encoding cupin domain-containing protein, yielding MLNLTLHPEEGGYYVETYRSNERIPTEALPDRYDGPRSFATAIYYLLTPDAFSAMHRLSTDEIFHFYVGDPVEMLQLSPDGSGKILILGPEILKGMSPQVIVPRGVWQGSRLCPGGRFALLGTTMSPGFEFSDYESGQRDVLVASYPEFRDLIVALTLPHLP
- the plsY gene encoding glycerol-3-phosphate 1-O-acyltransferase PlsY, giving the protein MPGLQDLSLVFIAYLIGSIPFGLLISRAVGRMDIRQHGSGNIGTANVLRIMGKRAAALTLVGDLLKGFLPVLAALLLGGSEFLVAGVGMAAVLGHNWSIYLRFTGGKGVATSFGVLVAMTPLPALFGLLVWIAILLVFRYTSLAAMTASVCIPAVIFLSTGFGPYFVFSLVAALLIFIRHQDNIKRIFAGTEHRVGQRGP
- the rtcA gene encoding RNA 3'-terminal phosphate cyclase, producing MLTIDGSYGEGGGQILRTALALSAVLDRPVLIEKIRARRRNPGLQAQHLAGARALAEIAAAEVEGVAVGSVSLRFAPARIAAGEYRWDVGTAGAISLVLQTILIPLALAPAASRISITGGTHVPWSPPFPYIEQVLLPVLEGMGLRASLTLQRWGFYPKGGGLVEGRVQPSSLHPLILSRRGRLVEIVGLSAVAGVPVTVAERQRDRALSRLRPLETPCRIEICQVEARNPGTILFLLVECEGVRAGFSSLGERGKPAERVADEACDRVIAYLEGVGVADPYLADQLLLPMAIASGSSSLATSAVTEHLLTNRWVIEQFLPGRVRVDGGLGEPGVVTAG
- a CDS encoding thioesterase family protein — protein: MALQVGATYTIERRVDQEHSADTHGNPGVDVFTTPILCEWTEEAAVLAVQDQLDPGMITLGVRIDLKHLVATPVGMTVKVTATLKEIDERKLVFAIEAFDEKEKISECTHERFIVNKSRFLQKVAEKAKG
- a CDS encoding D-glycerate dehydrogenase; amino-acid sequence: MKPKVLVTRILPQVALDYVAQHCDAELNRRDIRYTKKQLIQRLQGKVGMICLLTDTIDAEVLGSNPDLKVVSNVAVGYDNIDVHAATKYGVLVTNTPGVLTESTADFTWTLLMATARRLVEADRFVRTGKWKEWMLMGFLGRDLYRKTLGICGLGRIGTAVARRAQGFNMRILYTQRHRDEAKESALRATYVDKMTILRESDFVILLLPLTPETRYYIRAKDLQMMKETAILVNAARGPIVDEKALVNALKAGKIAGAGLDVFEREPKVERGLLRLRNVVLAPHIASASMETRTTMACMAAENCAAGVSGRRPPNPVNPEVLNG